TGATTAGGGTATGAATATAGTCTATTCCTGATATGTTGCCAAATAAACAGGGACCAAACCCGGAGGTAACGGGGACATAACAGGGGAAAAGCCCCTATAAGGTCCCTGTTTGGTCCCTGTGAGGTCCCTGTGAGGTCCTTGTTAGCTGATGAAAAAAGGCAGAAGGCAGCGGGCAAAAGGCAGAGCGAAGACCTGTCAGGTGTGTACTGGCTGGCTGAAAAGATTCATTTACGAGGAGGGATACTATAAAAAAATAAAGGGGATCCGCCTACGGACGGACCTCCCTTGCCTGGGAGTAATCGTTTGAGTGTTTTGTGGTCTCAAAGCTTACTCGTCACGGATCTGAAACGGGTTAAAAAGGGAGCGGGTAACTTGTACAGGACGCCTGAATGTTTTAATTAGTTGTCTTGAATTAGCGAATGTTAATAAGTTCCCCGATTTGATAACGTCAGAGGTGTGAAATTGCCTGTATAATAAACCCTGTCAATGACTACCCGCTTTCTTGTTTCCTGCTTATTATTACCTATAACCATGCTGGCTACCACCCTGCTACAGGCCCAGGATACTCTTTACTTACTGCAACCCGACCGGGTATTCGATGGCGGACAGCTGCACGAAGGCTGGCAGGTGCTGGTAAGAAACGGTTTTATTGAATCGGCCGGCACCCAGGTGAATGCACCCGCCAATGCCCGGGTGTTGCGGTTAAAAGGCTGCACCCTGCTTCCCGGACTGATTGAAGGCCACAGCCATTTGTTTCTGCATCCTTATAATGAAGTGCCGTGGGACGACCAGGTGTTGAAAGAATCCCGCGCCGAGCGTACAGCCCGTGCCGTTACCCATGCCCGGGCTACCCTGCTGGCCGGTTTTACCACCGTACGCGACCTGGGCACCGAAGGGGCGGAGTACGACGATGCAGGCTTAAAAACCGCTATAGAGAAAGGTGTTATCCCGGGGCCGCATATGCTGGTTGCCACCCGCGCCATTGTGGCAACAGGCAGCTATGGACCTAAATCTGCTTCTGCCGATGTGGACTATCCCAAAGGTGCAGCCGAAGTGGGTAATGCGGCGGAATTGGAGAAAGAGATACGCACACAAATAGGCAAAGGCGCCGACCTGATTAAAATATATGCCGACTATCGCTGGGGACCTAACGACGAAGCAAAACCTACGTTTACCCTGGCCGAACTAACGCTGGCAGTGGAAGTGACCCGCAGTAGTGGCCGTGAGGTAGTAGTGCATGCCGGTTCGGCAGAAGCCATGCGACTGGCCATTATGGCCGGGGTAAGCACCATTGAACATGGCGACCAGGGAACCCCGGAGGTATTTAAACTGATGAAAGAAAAGGGTGTGGCCTTATGTCCGACTATAGCGGCGGGTGATGCCGTTTCGCAATACAAGGGCTGGGTAAAAGGCAAACAGGAAGAACCGGAACGAATTCAAACCAAACGTAAAAGCTTTGCGGCGGCACTGGCAGCCGGGGTTACTATTTGTATGGGTGGCGATGTGGGCGTGTTTCCGCATGGCGATAATGCGCGTGAAATGGAAATGATGGTAGCGTATGGGATGAAACCGATAGATGTATTACGCGCTGCCACTTCGGTAAATGCCGATGTATTCAACATTGCTGATAAAGCGGGAAGAATTAAAGTTGGATTACCTGCTGATATTCTTGTGGTGGAAGGCGATCCTGCCAGTAATATTTCTGCGATAAGAAAAGTAAAGCTGGTGATGAAGGATGGGAAGATTGTAGGAAAAGGTTGATCAGTTAACTGGTCAACCTTTAATTTATATCGTAAGTTCTTTTATTAGTTGAGCATGCCCCGGGTAAGCAGTTAGCAACTCCTTCTGTGTACCCAACTCAAAATCGGTAAAATCAAAACCGGGGCTTACCGTACAGCCTGCCAGGGTATATTCGCCACCAGGCGCCAGGCGGGCGGCAAACCAGTTGCCGGCTGCTATTACACATTGAAAGGTTTCGTTGTTATCCGGATCGCAGCCAAGACGGTGTTCTATCAATTTTCCCTGCTGATCTATTTCATAAACGATGAGGGCATCTCCGTAATAGAAATGCCATACTTCATCGCTTTTTATTTTGTGAAATGCCGAGAACTGGTGCTGTTGTAGCAAAAAGTA
The Niastella koreensis GR20-10 genome window above contains:
- a CDS encoding metal-dependent hydrolase family protein, with the protein product MTTRFLVSCLLLPITMLATTLLQAQDTLYLLQPDRVFDGGQLHEGWQVLVRNGFIESAGTQVNAPANARVLRLKGCTLLPGLIEGHSHLFLHPYNEVPWDDQVLKESRAERTARAVTHARATLLAGFTTVRDLGTEGAEYDDAGLKTAIEKGVIPGPHMLVATRAIVATGSYGPKSASADVDYPKGAAEVGNAAELEKEIRTQIGKGADLIKIYADYRWGPNDEAKPTFTLAELTLAVEVTRSSGREVVVHAGSAEAMRLAIMAGVSTIEHGDQGTPEVFKLMKEKGVALCPTIAAGDAVSQYKGWVKGKQEEPERIQTKRKSFAAALAAGVTICMGGDVGVFPHGDNAREMEMMVAYGMKPIDVLRAATSVNADVFNIADKAGRIKVGLPADILVVEGDPASNISAIRKVKLVMKDGKIVGKG
- a CDS encoding cupin domain-containing protein, with the protein product MNRRTAEYWINKLQLATHIEGGAFREIYRSPVMAPLSALPGGFGGDRNFCTSIYFLLQQHQFSAFHKIKSDEVWHFYYGDALIVYEIDQQGKLIEHRLGCDPDNNETFQCVIAAGNWFAARLAPGGEYTLAGCTVSPGFDFTDFELGTQKELLTAYPGHAQLIKELTI